catggtaaatACATCAagacatccaggcaatgtcccctgggcaacatccttgcagacggccaattctctccagaaggaattccggttgcttctgacatgaaaaaaaatgcatttattaAATGTAATACATTAGGTCATATATACCGTAAATATATCCAGAACCTCTccaattcttttatttttatatatatatatatatatatatatatatatatataatgcatttattatatataatatattatgccATATATAAATATTCAGAACCCTTCCAGttctaataataatctatatatataaaggagtaatggtgtccgttcatcccactaaacaacaaaagtacaatccccagaacctagaaatttagcaacacaacccaccatccttgcccctaggttccgacaacaaaaagaaaagaaaaataaagtcctaattagagggagagaaatagttgtttttatccaattgctgccagttagaaggctaagctctgcccacttggtctcctagcgacccactcagcccagtgttaataaaagaataaaaaataaaataaatacaaataatacaataaaaaacactaaaataattaaaaacactaaaaataatacagtaaaatactataataacaaaataactaaaataatacaacaaaataataaaatataataattaaaaaaataagttacaataaaattaattaaaaatacaaataacgtcaaataaaaattccacaacaattttaaaGCAATACCAcccccactttgccacagcaacgcgtggccgggcacagctagtaataatataatatatatagtaaaggtaaaggttttcgtgaCCGACTCAGTGGTAAATacagtgggttggtgctcatctccatttctaagccggcgttgtccgtagacacctccaaggtcatgtggccactggcatgactgtatggagcgccgttaccttcccgctggagcggtacctattgatctactcacattggcatgttttcgaactgctaggttggcaggggaTGGGGCTAACAGGAgatgggtgctcattccgctcccgggatttgaacctgggaactttcggtctgcaagttcagcagctcagcgctttaacacactgcgccaccggggctcctaaaagaTATATAGCGACATATATATACGGATAGACAGAACTGTTTGGGGCCTCCTTGCCATGCGTGCCTCTCCCTGCAGCCCTTTGTGGAGCGCGACCACCTGATCCAGGCCTTCTTCCTTCCGAGAGAGTTCTCCGTCCTGATCCCCGTGGCGGCCGGGCTGCTCTTGCTCCTCTTCGTGGGTGAGTCCAAGCCCAGCCTCCTCCGCCGTCTCTCCCAAACGCCTCCCTTCCCACCGTCACGGCTCTGTCTCTCCTCCGCAGGGACCTTTATCGCCGTCATCACGTGGAAGAGCCGGGCGGCGGCAAAGAAGGCGGCCTGACGGGACCTTGACCGCCCTGTTGACGTTTTGCTCTTCACGGACCGAGGGGACGGAGCGCTCGCTGGGCATTCTCCCGTCCCTTTTGCACGTGTGTCCCTTTGCACCCtgcggcaacaacaacaacaacaacaacatgcaggCCGTGCTGAGTGTTGCTGCAGTCTTGTGACAACCCATGACTTGAACTAAAGGCTTTTGGATCGCAGTCCAGCAGAGTCGGCTTCCAAAGTCAATCCGGGGGAATCCGTGTCAAAAGTGGTTGCGATGACAATAaatagtatatatatttttaggtttcttcttcctcctctttttgttTTGTAGAAATGCTGCGTACCATCTCAGAAAGTAAAGCTGGAATTCCTAGTCGTGAGACATGCACAAGTCTTATTATTACTGTTTGATTGGGATCGTGGTCCAATAATatatgcaaattattattattattattactattattattattattgaagagaTGAGCAATGGcccaataataaattattttattatgacacagcaatatatgctgtatttcgtatcacaaaatcacaagtcggacacttcccaagtgtctaggactgtgtgatgtattattattgttattgttattgttattgttattattattatgacacagcaaacaagatagacatgctggatttcatatcacaaaatcacaagtcgaacactccccaagtgtctaggactgtgtgatgtattttcgggtgatgagtgcagatcccagtcgggtggccttttgcagttggcagatcgtaattttctcaatgtctattgtttccaaatgccggctgagatcttttggcacggcacccaatgtgccgatcaccaccgggaccaatataataataattattattattattactatttaattGGGTCACAGCCCAATTacaaatatgattattattatttaattgggtCATAGcccaataataaatttattactaTTGTTAATATTTAGAACAATAgcccaaaaattattattattattactattattattatttaattggggTCATAGcccaataataaatgtattactattGTTAATATTTAGGACCATAgcccaaaaattattattattattattatttaattggggTCATAGCCCAATAAcaaatgtattactattattattaggaccatagcccaaaataataatatttttattattattgttgttgttattattattattattatttagttgggGTCATAACCCAAtaacaaatacaattattattattattattattattattattattattattattattattattatacttatatcctcctttttctttctaaaaGGAGACCCAACATTTCCATAGGGCAcatgcaaaaatattattattattattattactactactactactactaaagggATGCGCAATGGCACGGATCGCTTCCACTTGACACAGAACACTTTTGGGGCGGAATTTTCCCAAAGGCCGATAGGGCCGTCGAATTGGAAGGggaccccagaggtcatccagttcAGACCCCGATTCGGCCACCATCAAAGCccccccaagagatggccaggcagcccctgCTTCTGCGATTTAGAGCATGACGCGGCGGCATTCCACGGTTTCCCGGGAGACCGGAATGCTCCGTTGACCGCCCTGTGGCTTCTCCGGACGCGAGAGCGGTCAGGCCCAGCCATGTCTTCCCTGCAAGTAGGTCCCCAAAGGGTCGGGAGGGCGGATTTGGGTTTGGATCACGGAACATACATGTGTGGCGAACCCTCTGCCGTGTATACACTCGCAAGACGGCCAATTGTAcacagaggtatatataggctttacCCATCTTTGGCATTTCcttttatgggtgccttaaaagaCCTCCCTGCCTTTGAGCAGTATctatttacctactcacattttgcttttgaacccgctagctaggcagaagctgggctgaaggCCAGGATTTCCAGAATCCTCCAATTCCGCCATATGTCATCCCATCACCCATTTCCTTTTTacagatgccttaaaatacctctttgcctttaaagcagtacctatttacctacttgcattttgcttttgaacccgctagctaggcagaagctgggctgaaggCCAGGCGCTTATATATGTTCTTATAGACACTTGCATGAGGCAATGTTCCATTTGTGCATTTGTTATCAGATGCACACATGGCACACGGACCCGCCGCCACCCAACCGGGTCCCTGCTCGTTGTCCCCCTCCAGAGCGAGAGCCGGGAGCCCATGCGGAGGAGCCACCGGCGGGCCCCGCTCATGCACCGCATCATGTGGCGCATCCACGAGCAGTGGCAGCTCCTGGGCTTCTTCGAGATCAACCGCGACCACGAGTTCTACCCGCTGACCTGCATGCTCAAGCAAGGCCTCCGGGCCTCCCTCCAGCACGCCATGGACAACTGGTCATACCTGGTGAGGGTTGCGCCTGGCCTGGAAGCGTcatggcctttttagctgccgcgtcACACGTGTTCAGAGAGGATTTGATGTTGGTGTGTAGGCATGTCTGTATGCAGGGCTCGGATGccaccacaagagggcagcataGAGATCGGAAAGATTGGATTTGGCctctgtttgtatgtatgcagGACTcggatgcaaccacaagagggcagcatgTAGATAGAGATTTTGGCCcctaggtatgtatgtatgtatgtatgtatgtatgcatgctggGCGCGGATGCCACCAGAAGAGGGCAGCATGTAGATAGAGATTTTGGCCtctaggtatgtatgtatgtatgtacgtatgcATGTATGCAGGGCGCTGATGccaccacaagagggcagcatgTAGATAGAGATTTTGGCCcctaggtatgtatgtatgtatgtatgtatgtatgcatgcagggCGCGGATGCCACCAGAAGAGGGCAGCATGTAGATAGAGATTTTGGCCTctaggtatgtatgtatatatgtatgtatgtatgtatgcatgctggGCGCGGATGCCACCAGAAGAGGGCAGCATGTAGATAGAGATTTTGGCCcctaggtatgtatgtatgtatgtatgtatgtatgtatgcaggaCTCAGATGCAATCACAAGGGGGCAGCATGTAGATAGAGATTTTGGCCtctaggtatgtatgtatgtatgtacgtatgcATGTATGCAGGGCGCTGATGccaccacaagagggcagcatgTAGATAGAGATTTTGGCCcctaggtatgtatgtatgtatgtatgtatgtatgtatgcaggactcagatgcaaccacaaggggGCAGCATGTAGATAGAGATTTTGGCCtctaggtatgtatgtatgtatgtatgtatgtatgtatgtgtgcaagtATGCAGgactcagatgcaaccacaagagggcagcatgTAGATAGAGATTTTGgcctctatgtatgtatgtatgtatgtatgtatgcatgtatgcagGGCGCTGATGCAACCATAAGAGGGAAGCATATCAATTAAGAGGATTGGCTTATGACTTCGAGGAGGGCAGTGCAGTGCATAGATAGGATTAGCTGCAGGCCTCTAGGTATCTGTGCCTGCAGCGCTCAGGCGccaccacaagagggcagcagaTAGAAAGGTGTATCTTCTGGCGCATAGGTACATACGTGCACACAGTGCATGTGActactaagacttctagatcCGGGGCCATGCTTCTGCCCTTTCTGGGAAGCCTTTCTCCCATAGGGAGGAACCCCGAGAGTGTTTTGGGCGCTTTGTGCTCGGAAGGGGCCTCAAAGGGTGCAGGAATCCCCCGAAGTCCCAGCCGTGTGGCccttggggggggggctcttgCCGCGCACATCTCCTCCTGAGCCGCCGTCCTTCCGTTCTCTTTCCCAGGACATCAACAGGGAGTCGGACTTTTCGCAAGTGCTGAAGCAGGCCCACGAGGTAGGAAGAGCTGGTCCTAACATTAATTAATGGCGGAGACGGGGTGAGACCCGGGGCCTTTGTGGCCTCTGAGCCGAACGGCATCTCCCTGCAGGGCTACGAGATGCGGACGTACGCGGGGCCCGTCTTCGCCTACTTCCGGCACTTCCTCGGCACGATGGACCTGGACTACCAGCAGTCCCTGTGCTCCGAGCACTCCTACCTGCAGTTCATCAGCAACTCCAAGAGCTCCGCTAACTTCTTCCTCAGGTGAGAGATGGCAAAAGGGGGGAAAcgtagagatagaaaggattagccatGCGTGCAGGGCTCGGGCGTAACCACAAGGGGGCAGCGTGTACATAGGACTAACTCCAGGCATATATTTACGCCTGTAGGCTGCACTCGGacacaaccacaagagggcagtatagagatagaaaggattcgcTACCGGGTATCTATGTCTGCAGGGCTCAGGTGCTTCCACAAGGGggcagcatatagaaaggattagttactggcctctatgtatgtatgtgtgcaggacttggatgcaaccacaagagggcagcaaaGAGATTGAAGGGATTAGCTACTGGCCTCGATTTGTATCTGTATACAATACTCAGATGcttccacaagagggcagtatacagATAGAAAGGACTAGCTCCTAGCCTCTATTTATGCCTGTGTACAATACTCTGATCCAACCACAAGGGGGCAGCATAGAAAGTAGGTAGACAGGATAGGTGCGTATGTAATGTATACAGAGGCTTAGATGCGGCCCCCCTTCCCGGGGTCCGCAACCTCCCTCTCCCGTTGCTCCCCCAGCCACGACAAGCACTTCTTCCTGAAGACCCAGAAGCGGCGGGAGATCCGCTTCATCCTGACCAACCTGCCCAAGTACCTTGCGCACATGGAGAGATACCCGCACTCCCTCCTGGTCAAGTTCCTGGGTAAGGTTTGCCTGGACGGGAAGCCAGCCGGACGGGCAGCAAGGCCTCCCTCTCCACGCTCACCCACCTCCTGCTCTCTTCCTCCTCACAGGCATCCACAGTATCATCATCCCTCAGCAAAAGAAGGTGAGtccccaaccccctgccaagaagcaggaaatcacattcaaagcaccccgacagatggccatccagccgttgAAAGGACAGGGAAGGAAACCAGCACCTTCTGGCTGCCCAGTCCATCCAGACGGGCCCTTTGTCCGTGTGATGGGGGACATTATCACCCTGGGAAGTGCTTCCATGCGGAGTCCATCTTCCAGATATGGTCAACGGGGTCTTTAGAGCGGTTCCGATCTGCCTAGACATACAGTATGCGTGTCATTTCCCTCTCCAGAAGTACTTCATCATCATGCAAAGCATCTTCTACCCTCACGAGAGGATCTTGGAGAGGTGAGTGCCATCCACGTCGTTGCCCTTTTGATGATTAATATAAGTTGGAAGCAACTGCACATCCCTAAGGATTGCTTTAGTCAGTAAATGTCCATTGATCATTAGACTCCTGAGCATGCCTGTAAAATTCTATAATTGGAAGCCACCCCATTAGGGGGGTGGCTGTTCCTTACTCAGGGTGCAGGACCAattctaggtaattttcaagtgtaagcaaacagtattttcgGCGCTGAACCGGTGCTCCAGGCCCCGGCGTCTAACAGCGCTCCGAGCGGATTTTGCGCCACCTGCCGTTGCTCTCCCAGCTTACAGCTTCAGCCGCCCCTGAGTGTGAGCTGACGTGGTCACCACTATTTTGGAAATTGTAAAGTGCTGAAATTCAGATCTGCTGTCCTTCGGTTGTGCCCAAAGCAGACTTCCCCACATGTTAAAGACATGTCCTGAAGAGCTGCTCCTTGCAGCGGCCCTGTCCTTGCTCTCCTTCCCTTCCAGGTACGACATCAAGGGCTGCCAGGTCAACCGCTGGACAGACGCGGCCCCCGAAGGCAGCGAGGTCATCATGGTCTTCAAGGACCTCAACTTCGGGGACAAGACCATCTGGCTCGGTAGGCTGCCCGTCGCCCCGTGTGTTGTTCTTTCTCTTCCCCTTGAATCCCATGCCTTGAAAGCACACGCATGCGCAGCCGGGCACTCGGCGCACGGCTTCCCTCTTCTCCTCTGTTGCAGATGAGCAGCGGTCCTGGTTTCTGCGCCAGGTGGAGCTGGACACCCAGTTCCTGAAGCGCCTGCACGTGATAGACTACAGCATCCTGGTGGGGATCCAGCCGCTCCGCGAGGACGAGCGCATCCTGAACAAGGCGCTGGTCAACATCATCGCCAGGACCACGATGTAAGCGTGAGTGTGTGCGGGTGGACAGGGTCCGCTTCTAGACCTCTGTCTCCAAACCTTTGCTCACCTTGGAGTTCCTTTagagcagggcattttggactccaactcccaccattcccaacagccttttccccctcagccgcttaagcatagACAGGAACTTGGAAACGTGAACAGGAGACCGATCCTCAttagcaacgttgtctcctctgagatgcCTGAAGCCAAACCACTTAATTTATGCCCGTCCAGGCTCCCATGAGATCATGCCCAACAcacctggacttcaaggtcttatctcGAATCCGCTGGGAAGACCTAGTTTGCTTGCTTTTCTTGCCCTGCATTCTCAAGTCTAATctgcactcccttgaaacctccttGACGTTTtcgaggaggaaaaggaaagggtctgggactgttaggaatagtgggagttggaaggcccaagttggcccatgccttttcccccttggaactggacacttcagtcaatcaagggatcatctACATACCCAcgttgtggaagtccaaaacacccacccatgcctgctttagagaatgaacaccaaCACTTGATCACGCCATACGTACGAATCAGGTCCGACGTACGAATCAGGTCCGACGTACGAATCAGATCCAACGTACGAATCGGGTCCGACGTACGAATCGGGTCCGACGTACGAATCAGATCTGACGTACGAATCTGGTCCGACGTACGAATCTGGTCCGACGTACGAATCAGGTCCGACGTACGAATCAGGTCCGACGTACAAATCAGGTCCGACGTACGAATCAGGTCCGACGTACGAATCAGGTCCGACTTGCGAATCAGATCCGACGTGCGAGGCGCAAGTGAACCATTGCACAGCCCTCTCCCGTATCTTCTTCCCACAGGTCGATCAACCAGAGTCTGCGCAACCCCTCCATAATGACCCTGGACGGTGAAGGGACGGGCTCCATGACGTCCTTCATCCACCGGACCATCTCCAGCCTTGACCAGTTCTACAAGCTGTCCCCGGAGAGCAAGACCACCCTGCACACCCTGCTGGGGCTCTACCTGAAGCACCGGCCCAGCGTGGAGGTCGACCTGGACCAGTCGCTAAAGAGCGAGACGCTGACACGCGACATCCTGACACCCTGCATCCACTACGATGCCAGCAGCGCCTCCGATGCGGAGGCCAGCAGCTCCACCCAACCCTTCGGTGCCACGGCGCCCAGCCGCATCACATGGGGCAACATCAGCCTCACCGACGCCCCTTTTGAGACGGACAGGAACCTGCGCCTGCTGCCCAACTCCCGCAACCCGCTCCACGTGGTGGACGGGCCCGAGGACCGCTACTTCCTGGGCATCATTGACTTCTTCACGGAGTATGGCTGCCGCAAGAAGCTGGAGAACATCTGGAAGAAGATCCGTTACGGGAGACAAAGCTTCTCCACGGTGCCACCGCGTACCTACGCCCGGCGGCTGTGCAAGTGGGTGGAAGAGCACACCGAGTGAAGGCCGGTCAGTCGGCCGGAGGGGAAGAGGCCCTGGGCGGGTGGGCAAGCGGGCGGTGGAGGGAGCCAGCCTCCATTGGCGCTGCCCCGTGCAACTTACAGGCCGGCAATCGATGCAGACAATGAACTGAAAGACTGGCAAAGGGAATGAACAAGGGGCGGACAGTTGCCGTGTCTGCGGTGGAAGCCCGCCGTTGCCCCCGACTCCGCCACAAGGTGGGAGACCCATAGGACAGTCTATGGGCAAATGGGGGGCGGATGAAGCCGAGCCATCCTGGGCTTTGGACCCAGCGGCACTGTATGTATTCGGAGACTCGCAAATATCCCAGGGTCGTGATCCTCAATACAAAAACGTTGGGTGTGTTTTGTACAGTGGAATCCAAGATCACGGATCAGGAGGCATCCGAGAGCCCTCATGCCACGCAGTTCCAATGCACGGGCGGGGAATTGGGGGTGGAGAGAGGGATGTATGTTCTTCACCGAAGGAATTAAAATGGCTTgctattattgtttttaaaaaatacggtTTGTTTGCACACGGTATGTTTTCGATTCTGAGAAACCCCCCAAAAGGCCTCCATCGGTCCCATGACATCATTCCTCGcacacctgctttttctctcctctgAGAAAACCCAGTCTGTCTTGGCTTTACGTTCTGCCTCCTGATCTCAAGGCGACTGGATCTGGAGAAACGGTGGTCTCCCAATTCTCCTCCAAAGGCCGATTCCCATGGGAACTGAGACCACCCTGTTACCTGGGAACAGCCTGGAGAGTCCAAAACATTtccctccctgctgtctttcACAGACTCCTTGGAAATTACAGGTTGCAACCCATCATCTATCCCtgtccagggtgaaagaaagaaagacagaacccttgtctgttggcgGCAAGTGTGGACGGTGCAGtcggccaccttgatgagcactgCAGGagtctccagtggcct
This genomic window from Anolis carolinensis isolate JA03-04 unplaced genomic scaffold, rAnoCar3.1.pri scaffold_7, whole genome shotgun sequence contains:
- the dpm2 gene encoding dolichol phosphate-mannose biosynthesis regulatory protein isoform X1; the protein is MECACVPKRQQRHATATDRLVGFGLVAFSLLLFAYYTVWIVVLPFVERDHLIQAFFLPREFSVLIPVAAGLLLLLFVGTFIAVITWKSRAAAKKAA
- the pip5kl1 gene encoding phosphatidylinositol 4-phosphate 5-kinase-like protein 1 — its product is MRQCSICAFVIRCTHGTRTRRHPTGSLLVVPLQSESREPMRRSHRRAPLMHRIMWRIHEQWQLLGFFEINRDHEFYPLTCMLKQGLRASLQHAMDNWSYLDINRESDFSQVLKQAHEGYEMRTYAGPVFAYFRHFLGTMDLDYQQSLCSEHSYLQFISNSKSSANFFLSHDKHFFLKTQKRREIRFILTNLPKYLAHMERYPHSLLVKFLGIHSIIIPQQKKKYFIIMQSIFYPHERILERYDIKGCQVNRWTDAAPEGSEVIMVFKDLNFGDKTIWLDEQRSWFLRQVELDTQFLKRLHVIDYSILVGIQPLREDERILNKALVNIIARTTMSINQSLRNPSIMTLDGEGTGSMTSFIHRTISSLDQFYKLSPESKTTLHTLLGLYLKHRPSVEVDLDQSLKSETLTRDILTPCIHYDASSASDAEASSSTQPFGATAPSRITWGNISLTDAPFETDRNLRLLPNSRNPLHVVDGPEDRYFLGIIDFFTEYGCRKKLENIWKKIRYGRQSFSTVPPRTYARRLCKWVEEHTE
- the dpm2 gene encoding dolichol phosphate-mannose biosynthesis regulatory protein isoform X2 — protein: MATATDRLVGFGLVAFSLLLFAYYTVWIVVLPFVERDHLIQAFFLPREFSVLIPVAAGLLLLLFVGTFIAVITWKSRAAAKKAA